TGACCACTCCTGTCACCACCGGCGCGGGGCAGAGCCTCCAGCCGCTGCGGCTGATGTTCAGCCTGGCCCTGCTCGGGTACGCCGCACTCCACCTGGGTTTCCAGCTGCTGACGTGGATCATCCCCGCGATGGGGACCACCCTGGTCTCCCGTTCCCTGAACGCCGACTTCCTCGACCTGCTCGTGCTGTCGTTTCCACTGGTCGCGGTACTGATCGCCACCCACCTCGCGCCGCAGCTCGCCGCCGCCAAGGTGCTCAGCCTGGTCGCGCTCGTGGAGTACGCCGTGGCGGTGTTCTTCGGTGCGATCGCCTTCCTGATCGGTCTCGGCGGGTTCGGCTGGGTGGACACTTTCCCGGAGGCCGTCCAGGCGCTGGGGCACATGGTGCTCACCGTCGCCCGGCTCGGGCTGGTGGCGCTGGCCGGCTACGCCGTGCTGCGGGTCTTCCTGGCGCTGGGCGGCCGGATCACGGTGCCCGCTGCGCTGAAGTCGCCGACTCCGTGAGCTGACTCCGCACGAACACTCCGGCCGGGCTGCCCGGCCGGAGTTTTTGCTGCTCAGCAATGGGGTTATAGACATGTAACCCCTAGTGGGGGTAGAAACAGCTAATCAATCGTCTCCGAGGGGAGCCGCCATGCCGAAGATCAACGTCTACCTGCCCGACGACCTGGCCGACGCGGTGCGCGAGGCCGGGGTGCCGGTCTCCGCCGTGTGCCAGCGCGCGCTGGAGCAGGCGGTGCGCCGGGTCACCATGATCCGCGCGACCGCGCTGTCGGATCTGGACGGCGCCGACCTCACCACCCGGCTGCCGCACGCCACCGGCCGCACCCACACCGTGCTGCGCCTGGCCGCCGAGCAGGCCCGCGACGCGGGCTCCGCGGTGGTGAGCACCGGCCACCTGCTCGGCGCGATCCTCGCCGAGGGCGACAACCTGGCCCTGCGGGTGCTCGGCGCGATGGAGGTCGAGCCGGCGGACGTCGCCCGGTGGCTGGCCGCCGAGCGTGACGCCGAGGCGGGCGCCGGGCCGGACGGCACCCGCCGGTTCAGCGTGCCCGCCGCCGGTGTGCTGGAGCTGGCCGCCACCGAGGCGACCGGCTTCGGCCACAACTACCTCGGCACCGAGCACCTGCTGCTGGGCCTGGTCGCCGAGCCGGACGGCACCGGCGGCCGGGTGCTGCGCACGGGCGGCGTCGAGCTGCGCCCGGCCCGCCGTGCCGTGGCCGCCGCGCTCGCCGGGTTCGTGCACCTGCGGGCCAAGAACCAGGGCGCGGCGGCGGCTGCCGACCCGGCGGCGCTGGCCGAGATCGTCCGGCGCGAGCTGGCACCGCTGGTGGCGCGGGTGGAGCAGCTGGAGGAGCGGGTGGCCACGCGTGGCTGACCGGGTGCTGCTGCTGGCGACGAAGGACACCGTCGCCCACCGCCGCCGCCCAGGACGCGAGTCCGTCGCGACCGGGGCCGAGCTGCTCGCCGCGGCCGGCCCGGTCGCCGCCGGGGTGACCGCCGTGGACGTCATGAGCGAGCCGGGCTGGGACCTGTCGCCCACCACCCTGCTCGCCCTGGCGCGCCGGGTGCGCGAGGCGGTCACCTCGGGTGAGTACGGCGGGATCGTGCTCACCCAGGGCGTCGACGCCATGGCCGAGACGGCGTACCTGATCGACCTGGTGCTGGGAGAGGAGGCAGCGCGGGCGGCGGTCGTGCTGACCGGCGCGGTGCGGGCACTGGACGATCCGGACGGCGACGGCCCGGCCAACCTCGCCGGGGCGCTGGCCGCGGCGGCCGATCCGGCGGTGCGCGGGCTAGGCGCGGTGGTCTGCGCGCACGGCGAGGTGCACGCCGCGCGGTGGGTGACGCTGGTGGACGCGTCGCGCCCGGACGGGTTCGGCTCGGCGCCGTACGGGCCGGTCGGCCGGGTGGTGGACGGGCGGGTGCGGCTGCTGACCGCCCCGCCGCCCCGGCCGCCCGCGGTGACCGGCCCGCCGGAGTGGGACGTGGTCCTGCTCAAGACGTATCCCGGGATCAACCCGGAGCTGCTCGCTTCGCTCGTCGACGGTGGTGCGCGCGGCGTGGTGCTGGAGGGGACCGGGCGGGGCAACGTGCCCGCGAGCCTGTTCGCGGCGATCAGCGAGCTGCTGGACGCCGACGTGCCCGTGGTCATCGCCTCGCGCAGCCACCATCCGGCGGAGGACGGGCTGCCGCCGGACCAGGCGATGGCCGAGCGCCTCGGCGCGATCAGCGCCCGCGGGCTGCGCCCGGAGCAGGCCCGGGTGGCGCTGATGGCCGCGCTCGGCAACGGCGACGAGTGGGGAGTGGACGCCGTGCGCGACTGGTTCGCCCGACTCTGAGGGGGTACACATCGCACACCCTGTCCGTCCAGGTGTAAGACAGTTGACTGTACTTCGATGTGATTTGCCCTAGTGTGCGGCTTGATTACCGTCGCCGCATTGCGCGCGCACACTGGGGAGTGACATGGACGTCAGGACCGTCGGCGGCGCCACCCGGCTGCAGCCGGACTTCACACGGGTCAACGAGCTGGCGGTCCGGACAGAACGGCTGCCGCGCCGGGAACGTGACGGCGTGCTGCCGTTCCCGGCCGTGATGTGGCTGTGGGTCGGGCTCGCGGCGCTGCTGCGCCTGGTGGTGTGGCTGGCCGCCGCCGCGCTGTGCGTCGGCGCGGTCGCGGCTTCGACCGTCGAGCCCGGCGTGCCCGGCGCGCTCGTGGTGCCGGTCGCGGCGGTGGCGCTCGCGGCCGTGCTCGGGCACCTCGCCCGGCGGCTGCGCCGCCGCAGCCCGGCCGGCTGGCAGGCCGCCGTGGCCGGGGAGTACTGGTCCTGGCGGCGCCCGCCCGGCCGCTTCGAGCACGAGCCCGTGCTGCTCGACCCGCCCGCGTGGCTGCGCGACCCGCTGCACCGCCGCCTGCTGCGTTGGGTGCGGCCCGCCGGCCAGGCCGTGCCGCACACCGAGCGGGTCACCTGGGCCCGGCGCTGGGCGCTCAGCCGCGAGCTGCGCGCGGCCGCGCCGCGGCTCACCGTGGTCACCGCGCTGACCGCCGTGCTCACCGTCGGCGCGTGGCGGGCCGGCTGGCTGGCCGCCGCCGCGCCCGCGATCGTGCCGGGCGACGTACACCTCAACGGGCGGGTGCCCAACCCCGACGTGCTTCCCGCGCTCGACGTCGCGGTGGCCGCCGCCGCCGACTACGCCTGGCAGCTCGCCGATCTGGTGCCGCTGCTCAACCTGACCGAGGTGCTCGGCTGGGACCGCCCCGCCGCGCTGGCCGGCGGCGGCCTGCAGGACGCCCTGGCCCTGCTGTTCCGCGTGTCCGTGCTGCTGGTCGCCGCCGCCACCGTGCTCCGCATGCTCGGCCGCCGGGTCGACGTCGAGGCCAAGCCGCCGCTGCTGGCCGGCCAGGTCGAACGCGCCCTGGTCGAGGAGCTGGTCAAGGCCCGCCGCCTGCTCGGCGACGGCGGCCGCCACGACGCCCGCCTGTTCGCCGCCGCCTGCCGCCGCCTGCGCGCCGACGAGGTCCCCGTCCCCCCGCCGTACGACGAGTGGAACGCCGAATCGCTCGCCCACACCCTCGCCCTCGAACAGTCCTGGATGAACGACTGGCGCGTCCCCGAACAACGCTCCGTCCTGTCCTGAAAGGAAGGGCACCTTCTTATCGTTTTCCGACGTAGAAGGTGCCCTTCCTTTTCCTGTCAGTTGAGGATGGAGGTGGGTGGGGGGTTGAAGTCGCGGACGGGCTTGTCCTTGAGGGCGAACTTCAGCGAGTTGGCCACCGCGTCCAGTGGCATGTTGTAGTTGCCGTCGCCGGCCACGTTCTTCACGTAGTCGGGGTCGGCGATGAAGCTGGCGGCGGCCAGCTCCGGCGTGAAGCCCACGAACCAGGCGGCACGGGTGTCGTCGGTGGTGCCGGTCTTGCCCGCGATCGGACGCTCCATCAGGGCGTACACCCGCGAACCGGTGGACCAGTCGCCGCAGCTGCCGCGGGACGCCTTGTAACCGGTCGGGCAGCGCGCGGCGTCGGTCGCGGCGCGGCCCACGTCCTGGCTGAACGCCCGGGTGCACTGCGGCGCGGCCGCGTCGACCTGTTTGCCGTCCACGGTGGTGGTGAACTCGGCGCCGTCCGGGCCCTTGATCGACAGGACCGGGTTGGGCTTGCAGTACATGCCCTCGGCGGCCACGGTGGCGTACGCGTTGGCCATCTCCAGCGGGGTGGTGTCGGCCACGCCGAGCGTGAACGCACCCCACTTGTCGGCGTGCTTGGGCGAGGCGTGCAGCCGGTCCACGTCGGTGTGCCAGGTCAGGCCCATCTTCTCGGCCATGCGCACCGCCTTGTCCGAGCCCACGGCCTGCTCCAGCTGCACGAAGTACGTGTTCACGGACTTGCCGAAGCCGGAGTACATGTTGTGCTTGCCGGTCATGCTGCCGCTGGCGTTCGACGGGCACCACCGGTTGCCGCAGGCGGCGGGCCCGCCGGGCTCCACCACGTAGATCGAGGTGTAGCGGTGCGGGGCGTAGAACGACTTGGACAGCTTCATGCCCGCGTCCAGGGCCGCCACCATGGTGAACATCTTGAACGTCGATCCGGCCTGGTAGCCCGGGATGTCGCCGCCGCCCAGCAGCGGCGCGACCGTGTTCGGGTAGCTGCCCTTGACGTCGAACGAACGCTTGATCGGGTCGGAGTTCGGCCCGTTCTTGCTCTGGTCCATCGAGTAGATCCGGTTGACCGCCATCAGCACGACCCGGCCGGTGCCCGGCTCCACCATCACGTTGCCGTACGCCAGCCGCATGTCCACCGAGGAGCGGCTGAGCAGGTCCTTCATCGAGTACGCCTGCAGCTTCGGGTCCAGGCTGGTGACCACCCGGTACCCGCCGGTGCGCAGCGCGTCGAGCCGGGCCACCGGGTTGGGGCCGAACGCGGGCTGCTGCATCCACCAGTTCTTGAAGAAGTCGCAGAAGTAGCCCCAGTCCCGGTTGGCGGCGGGCACCGACGCGCAGTCGCGGGGCGGGGTGGACAGCTTCAGCTTGATCGGCTCGGCGGTGGCCCGGTTGGCCTGGTCCGCGGTGATGAACTTCAGCTCGGCCATCCGCCGGATCACGTAGTTGCGCCGGTCCAGCGCGGGCGTGGTCTGGTTGGCCGGGTCGAACGCCGACGGCGCCTTGACCAGGCCGGCCAGCGTCGCCGCCTCGACCAGGGTCAGGTCCTTGGGCTCCTTGGAGAAGAAGATCTGGGCGGCGGCGTAGATGCCGTACGCGCGATGGCCGAAGTAGGCCATGTTGAGGTAGCCCTCCATGATCTGGGTCTTGGTCCACTGACCCTCCAGCTTCATGGCGAGCCGGATCTCGTTGATCTTGCGGATGGGGGTCTGCTCGGTCGCCGCGATGGCCTCCTGCGCGGTCGTCGCGCTGTCCCGCAGGGCCATGCGCACGTACTGCATGGTGAGCGTGGACGCGCCCTGGGCCACCTCGCCCTGCTGGCGGTTGGCCACGAAGGCGCGGGCGATGCTCTGCAGGTCGACGCCGCCGTGGCTGAAGAAGCGGGCGTCCTCCGCGGCCAGCACCGCGTTGACCACGTTCGGGTTGACCGAGGTCAGCGGCACGAACTTGCGGTGCTCGTCGTAGAACATCGTGATCAGCGACTTGCCGTCGTTGGCGTAGACGTACGTCGTCTGGCCGACCTGATGGTCTTTCAGCTGGGTGGGGAGGTTGTCGTAGATGGCCGCGCCCTTTTTGGCTCCGATGCCCGCCGGAACGGCCAGCGGTAGCAGGGCGAGGGCCACGACCACCCCGCCCAGGACGCCGGCTCGCAGCAGACCGCTGTACCGGCTGAAGAAGCTGATTAACCGCTGCACCATAGCCACGAATATAGGCAGCTCAGCATACCGAGGTGAGGAAGATTCACTGATGCTTATGCGGCGGATTCCCCTGTGGAGCGATCCCGGCCCGGCGGGCGTCCAGCAGCCTCCCGGCCGGCGCACAGACGATCACCAGGGGCCGCCCGCGCCCCGACTCGCCCCCGGGCCGGGGTGGTTCAGACCGCGGACGCCCAGATCGCCGCCCGGCGGAAGCGCACCCGCCAGGGAGCTTCGCCGTCGTGCCCCACGGTGTCCACGCCGATGACGATCCGGCCCTCGGCGAACGTCGCGTCGGTCAGCGCGATCTCCGTCAGCTCCTTGCCCGCGAGGAAGAACCGGAACTGCGCACCCTGCCCCTGCACACCGATCCGCTGGTACCTGTCCAGCGTCAGCTCCTGCTCCAGGGGCAGCTCGCGCAGGATCCGGCCGCCGGAGGGATCGCCCTCCGCGTGCCGCAGCACGGTCACCTTCGTCTGGCACACGCGCAGCTCGTAGCCCGCGTACGCGGTCATGCGGTAGAAGAGCCCCGCGCAGCTGCCCTGGGTCAGCAGGGCCGCGTCGACCTCGAACCGGAAGTCGGTGAGCGCGTCCTTCGGCCCCGGGCACAGGTAGGACCAGTCCTTCAGGGTGGTCGCGACGTAGGACTTGTCCTCGAACAGGCAGGTGGCGCCGTTGGGGTCGTCGTCGCGGCTGTCCCAGCGCTTCTTCGCCGACAGCGCATCCGTCAGGTACGGCGCGGGCGTGGCCGGCACGCTCGGTGACGGCGAAGCCGACGGGCTGGGGGACGGGCTCGGCGACGGGGACGGCGAGGGCGACGCGCTCGGCGAGGGCGACGCGCTCGCGCTCGGCGAGGGCGAGGTGGACGGGTCGGCGGCGAAGCCCGCGGGCAGCGGCAGCGCCCCGGTCAGCAGGGCCACCGTGAGCCCGCCCAGCAGCAGCGTGGAAACGCCCAGCCCGACCGCGACCGGCTTGGCCCAGCGCGGGCCGCCGGGGCGCGGCGCCGGGTCCTGCATGCCGGTGGGATCGGCGTCGACGACCGCGAACCGGCTGCCCGCCTCGGCCGCCGCGGCGGCCTGCCGGGGCAGCTCGCCGGAGCTCAGCGCCCGGTCCGGCCCGCTGGTGAGCAGGCGGTCCAGCAGGTCGCGGGCGGTGGGCCGGTCGGCCGGGTCCTTGGACAGGGCCGCCAGCACCAGTTCGCGCAGCGGCCCGGACAGGCCGTCCAGGTCCGGGTCGGAGGTCATGATGCGCACTGCGACGGCGGGCATCGAGTCCGCCGCGAACGTGGTCCGGCCGGTGCCCGCGAAGGCCACCACCGCGCCCCAGGCGAACACGTCCGCGGCCGGGGTCAGCGCCTTGCGGGCCTTGGTGTCCAGCCGCTCCGGCGCCATGTACGCCACGGTGCCGATGAGCTGGTCGGTGCGGGTGTTGCCGGGCTGTCCCTCGACCGCCCGCGCGATGCCGAAGTCGATCACCTTCGGGGTGCCCGGGGCCAGCAGCACGTTGCTGGGCTTCAGGTCGCGGTGGATGACGCCCGCGCCGTGGATCGCGGTGAGCGCGGTCGCCACGCCGATGGCGAGCCCGTGCAGGTTGGCCGGGGTCAGCGGGCCGCGCTGGGCCACCACGCTGGACAGGCTCGGACCGTCCACGTACTCGACCACCAGGTAAGGCGACTCGTGATCGGGGTCGGCGTCGAGCACCTCGGCGGTGCAGAACGGCGGCACCTGCTTGGCGCGCTCCACCTCGCTGCGGAAGCGCTGCCGGAACTCGGGCTCGCCGGCCAGGTCGGCCCGGATCACCTTGACCGCGACGAGCGTGTCCTTCGGGTCGCGGGCAAGGTACACACTGCCCATGCCGCCCTCGCCGAGCCGGCCGAGCAGGGTGTAGCCACCCAGCTCACGCGGATCCTTCGGCCGCAGGGGCCGTGCTGCTTCGGCGCCGACCATGGTGGGCAGCTCTCCCGTCCTCTTCGCCCGGCCGGGCACGGCCTGCCGCCGCGTCCTGACCGGACCCTCCCCGCGAGTTCAGGCGACATACTGCCATCTCGCGGTCGCCGCCTGTCACCCCGCCGGATAACGAAACGCGCAAGGCCGGACGCTTGGTTGCGGGCGCGGGCGGGTCAGGTCGTGATCCGCTGCAGGATCAGGTCGTGGACGTGGTGCGTCTTCTCGTCGCCGCGGAACTCCATCTCGTACACGTGCGTGCCGACGTTGATGGCGATCGCCCCGGTCGAGAAGAACTGCCCCGCCCAGGACTTGTTGCTGACCACGCTCACGCTGGTGATCTTGCCGTAGGGGATGCTGGTGATGGCGATCTTCTTGCCCACGAAGGACTTGTCCTGGATGATCACGCGCCGGTCGGTCAGCCCGATGAAGCCGGTGCCCGCGCCGATGGCGTCGTACACGGCGATCACCTGCTCGCCGGGCAGCAGGCCGCTCTGGATCTGCTGCAGCTGCTCCCTGCGGTCGTACACGATGCTCGTCGTCATGCCCCGACGCTAGATCGGGCGCGCAAACCGACTGGTCAGACGGTTCGCGCGCCCGGTCACCGGGCCGTCAGTCGCGGCTGAACGTCCACACCCCGTTGGTGTCGATCACCACGACCACGGTGCCGCGCGGCAGCACCGTCTCCCCGGTGTAGTCGCCCTCCTGGCTGATCAGCGTCGCGCTGTCCGAGCCGATCGCCTGTACGGTGAACTTGCCCTTGCCTCGGTGGTCGAAGGCCACCCGGGTCGAGTCGGCCGCGCTGCGCGGGATCAGCAGCACGTTCGCGCCCACCCCGGACGCGGTCCCGCTCCAGGTCGGCGACGCGGCCAGCGGCCGCACCACCATGCGCCAGCCGCCGGACGCCTCGATGTTCACCGCGGCGGGCCGGATGTCGCCCAGGTCCAGCGGGCGGACCCCCTCGTAGCTGTCGGTGGTGGCCACCAGCGTCTGGATTTCCTGGCCGTCGGCCTTCACGGTGCGCACCACGAAGTCGCCCGCCCCGGCGTAGGTCAGCGCCACCGTGTGGAACGTGTCGCCCAGCTCGACCGGCACGGTCCGCGGGCCGGTGCCCTCGAAGACCTGGTCCTGCGCTTGGCCGGGCAGCGGGTTCGGGGACGGGATCGGCCGGCTCTGCTCCTCCTGCGACGGAACGGCCTCGCTCGGCTGCCGCACCGCGGTCGCGCCCGGTTCGGCGACCGCCGACGGCGACCCGTCCGGGCGCAGCGCGAGGAAGCCGCCGATGCCCAGCACCGAGCAGAGCAACAGCCCGGCCGCGCCGCCCAGGGCCCAGATCCACCAGGGACGCGGGGTCGCCGGCTTGGCATGTGCCGGGACGTGCGGGGCGGCGTGCGCGGGCACGTGCGCGGAGGGCGTGCTCACCGGCGCGGCGGCCGGGCCGTCCGTGCCCATGGTGAACCCTGCTGAGCTGGTCATCGCCGGTTCCGGCACCGGCTCGTGCCCGACCGCGACCGGCGGCAGGTCGGCGACCGGCTCCGGCCGCGGCTCGGCGGCGGGCGGTGGCGCGGGCAGGTCCGCGGGCGGAGGGTCCGCGTCGGCCTTCGGCCGGGCGGGTTCCGCGGCGCTCGCGGCGGTCCATGCCGGTTCCGCGGTGCTCGCCGCTGTCCAGGCGTGGTCGGTCGAGCCGGCCGTCGCCCAGGCCGGTTCGGCCGAACTGCCCGCGTCGGCGGGCCAGCCGAGCGCTGCCCGCTCGTCCCGCCAAACGGGCCCGGCCTCCGGCGGCCCGGTCTCCTGCCCCGCCGCTTCCGGTCCCCCCGCCGCGGCCATGACCGGCTCGGCGTCCACAACTTCTGGGTTGTAGGTACAACCCAGAAGTTGTGGCTCGTGCGTCGAGACCACCGCGCTCATCGCCGATGCGGTCACCGGGTCCGCGACCGGCTCGGCACTCATCGCCGGCGCGGGCTGTGGCTCCGGCAGCGGGTCCGCGCCGGGGCTCGCCGTTTCCGCCGCGAGCAGAGCCGCGGCCGCCGGTTCGGCGACCGGGGCCGCCGGCGCGTCCACCTCTGCGGCGGCGTCGGGGCCGGTGGCCTCGGCCGCCCAGACCGGGGCGATCGCGGGCGCGGGCTCGCCGAGCGGCACGCCCGCCACCGGGAGCTGCTCACTCTGCTCGGCCTGCTCGCGGACGAACTCGTCGACGCTGTCCAGCGGACCGGCGGCGAACCCGTCCTCATCGGTCAGCTCGAACAGCAGCGTCGGGTCGTCGGCGCCGTCGGGCACCCAGAACTGCCAGTCGTCGGGCGCCTGGGGCCAGCTCGGGTCCGGCCGCCAGCCCGGGGGCGGCGTCCAGTCCTCGGGAGGCGCGGGCCATCCCGGTGGCGAGTGGTATTTCCAGCCCATGCGTGAACCCCCGT
The Catellatospora sp. IY07-71 DNA segment above includes these coding regions:
- a CDS encoding PH domain-containing protein, with protein sequence MTTSIVYDRREQLQQIQSGLLPGEQVIAVYDAIGAGTGFIGLTDRRVIIQDKSFVGKKIAITSIPYGKITSVSVVSNKSWAGQFFSTGAIAINVGTHVYEMEFRGDEKTHHVHDLILQRITT
- a CDS encoding transglycosylase domain-containing protein, with amino-acid sequence MVQRLISFFSRYSGLLRAGVLGGVVVALALLPLAVPAGIGAKKGAAIYDNLPTQLKDHQVGQTTYVYANDGKSLITMFYDEHRKFVPLTSVNPNVVNAVLAAEDARFFSHGGVDLQSIARAFVANRQQGEVAQGASTLTMQYVRMALRDSATTAQEAIAATEQTPIRKINEIRLAMKLEGQWTKTQIMEGYLNMAYFGHRAYGIYAAAQIFFSKEPKDLTLVEAATLAGLVKAPSAFDPANQTTPALDRRNYVIRRMAELKFITADQANRATAEPIKLKLSTPPRDCASVPAANRDWGYFCDFFKNWWMQQPAFGPNPVARLDALRTGGYRVVTSLDPKLQAYSMKDLLSRSSVDMRLAYGNVMVEPGTGRVVLMAVNRIYSMDQSKNGPNSDPIKRSFDVKGSYPNTVAPLLGGGDIPGYQAGSTFKMFTMVAALDAGMKLSKSFYAPHRYTSIYVVEPGGPAACGNRWCPSNASGSMTGKHNMYSGFGKSVNTYFVQLEQAVGSDKAVRMAEKMGLTWHTDVDRLHASPKHADKWGAFTLGVADTTPLEMANAYATVAAEGMYCKPNPVLSIKGPDGAEFTTTVDGKQVDAAAPQCTRAFSQDVGRAATDAARCPTGYKASRGSCGDWSTGSRVYALMERPIAGKTGTTDDTRAAWFVGFTPELAAASFIADPDYVKNVAGDGNYNMPLDAVANSLKFALKDKPVRDFNPPPTSILN
- a CDS encoding serine/threonine-protein kinase, which encodes MVGAEAARPLRPKDPRELGGYTLLGRLGEGGMGSVYLARDPKDTLVAVKVIRADLAGEPEFRQRFRSEVERAKQVPPFCTAEVLDADPDHESPYLVVEYVDGPSLSSVVAQRGPLTPANLHGLAIGVATALTAIHGAGVIHRDLKPSNVLLAPGTPKVIDFGIARAVEGQPGNTRTDQLIGTVAYMAPERLDTKARKALTPAADVFAWGAVVAFAGTGRTTFAADSMPAVAVRIMTSDPDLDGLSGPLRELVLAALSKDPADRPTARDLLDRLLTSGPDRALSSGELPRQAAAAAEAGSRFAVVDADPTGMQDPAPRPGGPRWAKPVAVGLGVSTLLLGGLTVALLTGALPLPAGFAADPSTSPSPSASASPSPSASPSPSPSPSPSPSPSASPSPSVPATPAPYLTDALSAKKRWDSRDDDPNGATCLFEDKSYVATTLKDWSYLCPGPKDALTDFRFEVDAALLTQGSCAGLFYRMTAYAGYELRVCQTKVTVLRHAEGDPSGGRILRELPLEQELTLDRYQRIGVQGQGAQFRFFLAGKELTEIALTDATFAEGRIVIGVDTVGHDGEAPWRVRFRRAAIWASAV
- a CDS encoding Clp protease N-terminal domain-containing protein, with product MPKINVYLPDDLADAVREAGVPVSAVCQRALEQAVRRVTMIRATALSDLDGADLTTRLPHATGRTHTVLRLAAEQARDAGSAVVSTGHLLGAILAEGDNLALRVLGAMEVEPADVARWLAAERDAEAGAGPDGTRRFSVPAAGVLELAATEATGFGHNYLGTEHLLLGLVAEPDGTGGRVLRTGGVELRPARRAVAAALAGFVHLRAKNQGAAAAADPAALAEIVRRELAPLVARVEQLEERVATRG
- a CDS encoding asparaginase, with the translated sequence MADRVLLLATKDTVAHRRRPGRESVATGAELLAAAGPVAAGVTAVDVMSEPGWDLSPTTLLALARRVREAVTSGEYGGIVLTQGVDAMAETAYLIDLVLGEEAARAAVVLTGAVRALDDPDGDGPANLAGALAAAADPAVRGLGAVVCAHGEVHAARWVTLVDASRPDGFGSAPYGPVGRVVDGRVRLLTAPPPRPPAVTGPPEWDVVLLKTYPGINPELLASLVDGGARGVVLEGTGRGNVPASLFAAISELLDADVPVVIASRSHHPAEDGLPPDQAMAERLGAISARGLRPEQARVALMAALGNGDEWGVDAVRDWFARL